The Halogeometricum rufum genome has a segment encoding these proteins:
- a CDS encoding nuclear transport factor 2 family protein has translation MDYAGGGTFYGFDEIVDDVFARQRKDWENVSVVPARYIGDGDTVIALFEWSGTSSETGKSVVVEGAHVFDFEDGTITQWISFADTAMFDAALEA, from the coding sequence GTGGATTACGCCGGTGGGGGAACGTTCTATGGATTCGACGAAATCGTCGACGACGTCTTTGCTCGCCAGAGGAAGGACTGGGAGAACGTATCAGTGGTTCCAGCGCGGTACATCGGGGACGGTGATACCGTCATCGCGCTCTTCGAGTGGAGTGGCACCTCCAGCGAGACGGGGAAGTCAGTGGTGGTCGAGGGCGCGCACGTCTTCGATTTCGAGGATGGAACGATTACTCAGTGGATATCGTTTGCCGATACCGCAATGTTCGACGCCGCGCTCGAAGCCTGA
- a CDS encoding YdhR family protein — MEIVSITFESELSLEQIETRFRARAQQFRDMDGLLQKFYVHDEDSGRVGGIYLFDSEASRDALFESEIHAKLRDAPDVRNLDITTFHVVFPLYESGDGSVSTGAR, encoded by the coding sequence ATGGAGATCGTGAGCATCACGTTCGAGTCGGAACTGTCTCTCGAGCAGATCGAGACCCGATTTCGAGCGCGAGCCCAGCAGTTCCGCGACATGGATGGACTCCTGCAGAAGTTCTACGTTCACGACGAGGACAGTGGACGGGTTGGAGGAATCTACCTCTTCGACTCCGAAGCGTCACGCGACGCGTTGTTCGAGTCGGAGATTCACGCCAAACTCCGAGACGCCCCCGACGTACGGAATCTCGATATCACGACGTTCCACGTGGTGTTCCCGCTTTACGAGTCCGGGGACGGCTCCGTTTCCACGGGCGCTCGGTGA
- a CDS encoding FAD-binding oxidoreductase has protein sequence MSNDEIDALRSGFRGAVLLPTEEGYDEARSIWNAAIDRHPAVVVRPLGAADVMAAVRFARERSLEISIRGGGHHVAGHAVTDGGLMIDCSAMKSVRVNPDGKRAWVEPGALLHDVDVETQAHGLVLPGGFISLVGISGLTLGGGFGYLSRSLGLTVDSLRSVELVTADGEFVTASESENSELFWALRGGGGNFGVVTAFEFGLHELEPTVLAGPIVYDVADAPDVMAAVTDVIRAGPDEIGCTMAIRKAPPAPFLPEEVHGQSVLIVTVMYGGDVSAGEEVLAPIRAIGEPIADAVGPKPYTVFQTMFDAVAGLGARNYWKTHYLAELSEEAIGVICERAADIASPETAISMMALGREISRRPADSTPYQYRDAEWVLIIQARWRDPDEDETHTGWARGVFEDLASHATGGVYLNATSPDEGQAGVRDAFGTETYERLAMVKAEWDPENVFHLAPNVRPGA, from the coding sequence AGATCGATTTGGAATGCGGCGATCGATAGACATCCGGCCGTCGTCGTTCGACCGCTCGGGGCTGCCGACGTGATGGCCGCCGTTCGATTCGCTCGTGAACGGAGTCTCGAGATCTCCATCCGCGGCGGGGGACACCACGTGGCTGGACACGCTGTCACCGACGGCGGGCTGATGATCGACTGCTCGGCGATGAAGTCGGTTCGTGTGAACCCCGACGGCAAGCGGGCGTGGGTCGAACCCGGGGCGCTGCTCCACGACGTGGACGTCGAGACGCAGGCACACGGGCTCGTCCTTCCAGGGGGCTTCATCTCTCTGGTCGGAATCAGTGGGCTGACGCTGGGCGGCGGGTTCGGGTACCTGTCACGCTCACTCGGGTTGACCGTCGACAGCCTTCGGTCGGTCGAGCTGGTGACCGCCGACGGGGAGTTCGTCACCGCGAGCGAGAGCGAGAACTCCGAGCTGTTCTGGGCGCTCCGTGGTGGCGGCGGCAACTTCGGTGTCGTGACGGCGTTCGAGTTCGGTCTTCACGAACTCGAACCGACTGTCCTGGCGGGCCCCATCGTCTACGATGTCGCGGACGCTCCCGACGTGATGGCTGCGGTCACTGACGTTATTCGGGCGGGCCCGGACGAAATCGGGTGTACCATGGCGATTCGGAAGGCGCCACCTGCTCCCTTCCTCCCCGAGGAGGTTCACGGCCAGTCGGTGCTCATCGTGACGGTGATGTACGGCGGTGACGTGTCCGCTGGCGAAGAGGTGCTCGCACCGATCCGTGCGATCGGGGAACCGATCGCCGACGCCGTCGGACCGAAACCGTACACGGTGTTCCAGACGATGTTCGACGCGGTCGCTGGTCTCGGCGCGCGCAACTACTGGAAGACACACTATCTCGCGGAGCTGAGCGAGGAGGCCATCGGAGTCATCTGCGAGCGTGCCGCGGACATCGCCTCGCCCGAGACGGCTATCAGTATGATGGCGCTCGGCCGCGAAATCTCGCGTCGGCCGGCCGACTCCACCCCGTACCAGTACCGCGATGCCGAGTGGGTCTTGATCATCCAGGCTCGCTGGCGCGACCCCGACGAGGACGAGACCCACACCGGATGGGCCCGAGGGGTGTTCGAGGACCTCGCGTCGCACGCGACCGGAGGCGTGTACCTCAATGCCACTAGCCCCGACGAGGGGCAGGCTGGCGTTCGTGACGCTTTCGGGACGGAGACGTACGAGCGACTCGCGATGGTCAAGGCGGAGTGGGACCCGGAGAACGTGTTCCACCTTGCTCCGAACGTACGGCCAGGAGCCTGA